One genomic segment of Carassius auratus strain Wakin chromosome 29, ASM336829v1, whole genome shotgun sequence includes these proteins:
- the LOC113047999 gene encoding dual specificity tyrosine-phosphorylation-regulated kinase 2-like gives MLTKKPCAAAAAAVVYPTGKGGEICQLQSSPGLGIGGPRAGAGTEATSPVTLPPLRNSNSHQAGGNKHTMNEHLHVGNHQQIHVQQLFEENSNKWTVLTAQPNGLAPASRTGLAMPEKQQESSQCRQGSSTSIKSTESKPKPAPLTPEQAMKQYLSKLSVFEHQEILSNPEIYFIGPNAKKRQGIVGGSNNGGYDDDQGSYIQVPHDHIAYRYEVLKVIGKGSFGQVVKAYDHKNHQQVALKMVRNEKRFHRQAAEEIRILEHLRKQDKDSTMNVIHMLENFTFRNHICMTFELLSMNLYELIKKNKFQGFSLPLVRKFAHSILQCLDSLHKNRIIHCDLKPENILLKQQGRSGIKVIDFGSSCYEHQRVYTYIQSRFYRAPEVILGARYGMPIDMWSLGCILAELLTGYPLLPGEDEGDQLACVIELLGMPSQKLQDSSKRAKNFISSKGYPRYCTVTTLPDGSVVLNGGRSRRGKLRGPPGSRDWMTALKGCDDPLFLDFLKQCLEWDPSLRMSPSQALRHPWLRRRLPKPPTGEKTTVKRITEGTGAITSISKIPPPSGSATKLRTNLAQMTDANGNIQQRTVLPKLVS, from the exons ATGTTAACCAAGAAACCCTGCGctgccgctgctgctgctgttgtctaCCCGACTG GCAAAGGGGGTGAGATTTGCCAGCTCCAGTCTTCCCCAGGACTGGGCATTGGGGGTCCCCGTGCTGGAGCAGGGACTGAAGCCACATCACCCGTCACATTACCACCACTCAGGAACAGCAACTCTCATCAG GCTGGAGGCAATAAGCACACAATGAATGAGCATCTGCACGTTGGGAATCACCAGCAGATCCACGTTCAACAGCTGTTTGAGGAAAACAGCAACAAATGGACCGTGTTGACTGCACAACCCAATGGGTTGGCTCCCGCAAGTAGAACAGGTCTAGCCATGCCAGAGAAGCAGCAAGAAAGCAGCCAGTGTCGACAAGGCAGCTCAACTTCCATCAAGTCAACTGAAAGCAAACCCAAGCCAGCACCTTTGACTCCTGAGCAGGCCATGAAACAGTACTTGTCAAAGCTTTCAGTGTTTGAACACCAAGAGATCCTCAGCAACCCTGAGATCTATTTTATAGGTCCAAATGCAAAGAAAAGACAAGGTATAGTTGGGGGGTCAAACAATGGAGGTTATGATGATGATCAGGGCTCCTACATTCAAGTGCCCCATGACCATATAGCATATCGGTATGAGGTACTAAAGGTTATTGGTAAAGGCAGTTTTGGCCAGGTGGTGAAGGCCTATGACCACAAGAACCACCAGCAAGTGGCCCTGAAAATGGTGCGTAATGAAAAGCGATTCCATCGCCAAGCAGCTGAGGAAATCCGCATTCTGGAACACTTGCGCAAACAGGATAAGGACTCCACCATGAATGTCATCCACATGCTGGAGAACTTTACATTCCGCAACCATATTTGCATGACATTCGAATTGCTCAGCATGAACCTTTATGAGCTTATCAAGAAAAACAAGTTTCAGGGCTTTAGTTTGCCATTGGTGCGCAAGTTTGCACACTCCATCTTGCAGTGTCTTGACTCCCTGCACAAGAACAGAATCATTCACTGCGACCTCAAGCCGGAGAATATCCTTTTGAAGCAGCAGGGGCGCAGTGGGATAAAAGTGATTGACTTTGGCTCCAGCTGCTACGAGCATCAACGGGTCTACACTtacatccagtcacgcttctACAGGGCCCCAGAGGTCATTCTGGGTGCTCGATATGGGATGCCAATTGATATGTGGAGCTTAGGTTGTATCTTAGCGGAATTACTTACAGGGTACCCTCTCTTGCCTGGAGAAGATGAAGGGGACCAACTAGCATGTGTAATAGAGCTGCTGGGTATGCCCTCCCAGAAGCTACAGGATTCATCTAAGAGAGCCAAAAATTTTATCAGTTCAAAGGGATACCCCCGTTACTGCACAGTCACAACCTTACCTGATGGGTCAGTGGTGTTGAATGGGGGAAGGTCACGTAGGGGAAAACTCAGAGGTCCACCTGGCAGCAGGGACTGGATGACAGCACTTAAAGGCTGTGATGATCCCCTCTTCTTGGACTTTCTCAAACAATGTCTAGAGTGGGACCCGTCCCTGCGTATGTCCCCCAGTCAGGCCCTCCGCCACCCATGGCTCAGAAGACGCTTGCCAAAACCTCCCACTGGGGAGAAAACGACAGTAAAGCGGATCACTGAGGGTACTGGTGCTATAACTTCAATCTCCAAAATACCTCCCCCTTCTGGCTCAGCCACAAAGTTAAGGACTAACCTGGCACAAATGACTGATGCCAATGGGAATATACAACAAAGGACAGTGTTGCCAAAATTAGTCAGTTGA